From Estrella lausannensis, one genomic window encodes:
- a CDS encoding GNAT family N-acetyltransferase encodes MLIAETARLTIRWFREDDRAAFKSLVQDPEVMRFSLKGPANDADVDVLFAKLRQDYQEHGFGLFALEEKSSKAVIGFAGIKQWEIDGEIHKELGYRLLPKYWGKGLAFEATRCISDWAFKTLDLNCLIALIEPENLRSIKLAKRLGMKRVKSSLFLGVYTDIYLLTKKYAYKDYSRHFPNLFTQEKDRLLAVLPHKTLVEHVGSTAVPDLGGKGIIDLAVCCPIDDLKNAEKAIEDLGYAFNLSGSSGERRFFKAYLKDLRGPYNLYHLHLLPEGCPEWDELIDFRNYLRDHPAERALYASIKKQAALRYPEEGEKYREAKKPLIDRIKKEIRLGH; translated from the coding sequence ATGTTGATTGCTGAGACGGCCCGTCTGACCATCCGCTGGTTCCGGGAGGATGACCGAGCAGCCTTTAAATCCCTTGTACAAGATCCCGAGGTGATGCGCTTTTCTTTGAAAGGGCCGGCAAATGATGCCGATGTGGATGTGCTTTTTGCAAAGCTGCGCCAGGATTATCAAGAGCATGGTTTCGGACTTTTCGCACTGGAGGAAAAGTCATCCAAGGCAGTGATCGGCTTTGCCGGCATCAAGCAATGGGAGATCGACGGCGAGATCCACAAAGAGCTCGGGTACCGCCTTTTGCCAAAATACTGGGGCAAAGGTCTTGCCTTTGAGGCTACGAGGTGCATTTCCGATTGGGCATTTAAGACACTCGACCTAAATTGCCTGATCGCCCTCATCGAGCCGGAAAACCTCCGCAGCATAAAGCTGGCAAAGAGGTTAGGGATGAAGAGAGTCAAAAGCTCTCTTTTCTTGGGGGTTTACACCGACATCTATCTGCTGACAAAAAAATATGCCTACAAAGACTACTCTCGGCACTTCCCCAATCTCTTCACCCAAGAAAAAGATCGTCTCCTGGCAGTTTTACCACACAAGACGCTGGTTGAACATGTGGGCAGTACGGCAGTTCCTGATCTGGGAGGCAAAGGCATCATCGACCTGGCCGTTTGCTGTCCTATCGATGATCTGAAAAATGCCGAGAAGGCGATCGAAGACCTCGGCTACGCCTTCAACTTATCAGGCAGCAGTGGCGAGAGGCGCTTTTTTAAAGCCTATCTGAAAGACTTGCGGGGCCCGTACAACCTCTATCATCTCCATCTGCTGCCGGAGGGCTGCCCAGAGTGGGATGAACTCATTGATTTCCGCAATTATTTGCGAGACCACCCTGCTGAAAGGGCTCTTTATGCCTCCATTAAAAAACAGGCAGCTCTCCGCTATCCGGAAGAGGGAGAAAAATACCGAGAAGCCAAAAAGCCGCTCATCGACAGGATCAAAAAAGAGATCCGGCTTGGCCATTAA